Part of the Oryzias melastigma strain HK-1 linkage group LG24, ASM292280v2, whole genome shotgun sequence genome, NNNNNNNNNNNNNNNNNNNNNNNNNNNNNNNNNNNNNNNNNNNNNNNNNNNNNNNNNNNNNNNNNGTCCAAAACTTTATACTATTCTTagataaacgtaattattttcagcttcaagtgttctgggttttttttaggtttcaaaatttcaatttcaactttttttttttcaaatctgaaaatttctgtttcaaaacttttggccccgttttGGTGCaatggggcggggctaacacggaggaccaatcaaaatcgatgagggtggtaacttcagtctcggtgcattcactgactctgagaactgtaaaaaatatttttttaaaatggctgttaagtctgtactatcatagtctgaagttgtcccaagacaggtgtaaaaatcagagttttatcgcaTATAAATCGTGCGTCCAAAACGCCGTTCTAgtccgttcaaagcgccatcttatcGTGTTCCATACAGACATCGAAAGCGTCTTTATGCTGGCATAAAATGGTTCAAACACAATTGGATCTCCTGTAGCTTTATGGCTATTAACCATTTTTcatgaaattgaaattttgagttttgaaagttaaaaaacataacatttgaagttgaaaatatttcattttgtttaagaatagcaaaaagtttgggacattttaaacttttttagtgcaaacactaacattttttttcaattagttttatttgggttttcaAATATCATCCCTAAATTAGCTCCATACTAACCGAACACATccataaatgtgctttttacaTTCAAAAGGATCCAAATAggaattaattttttattagatttagtGGAACTTTTCCTATCTCACTCAATGACCAACTTGTTAAACCTTTTTGCAGAACTAGAGTGAAACTTTTAGCTAGCATTGATTGAAACTAAAACTAGTCttctaattaaaacatttttttgtttaaaaaaacccagaaatttCAAAAATCTTGTTCATCATTTGATAATACAAGTTTAAGCACAACAACGAGTAAACACACAAGACTgttaaataaaactcaaaaaaagaagaactgtAACTGTCGTCATTGTTGATTTTTACGATCGAAAGAGTTTGACTAAAAGAATTTCTCATGAAATCTTAGAAGGCAAATGAAAGTCACACCTTTGTTGGACATGAGCTTCAAAGAAAGGCAAACAAACTTCCTACTTagtcatttcaaacaaaaagactaaTAAAAACTCATCAAGcttcaataaattaaaacctttgtgttaaaacaaagtgcaaaaaagtattttttttttacaaattccctTTGTAGTCCATCCCTTTTACACTTaagttacaatttttaaatgtcaaaggtTACAATACTTTGACGTTAAGGGCTTATAGTGCTCTGAGTTTTTTGTTAAGTAAAGATTCTTCATACAATCTTATGTTCTACAGCAGTGAAGGtgccaaatacaaaaaaatatttaattttttttctttacatttggtAAAAACTAGATTGTTTTAGGTGCAGAATATTTTCATGGTTCTAAAAATCAACTTTGAGCTTCATGCAGAAAAAGAAGCCAGATGTTTTTTGATGCTGATTGAACATCTCTCATCTGCTGGAGCtgtattttatgtatatttttcatttcatgcGGGTTTTCTACATTCATATTTACTCACTTCAACAGAGTAAATTTATTTATCTTGTCTTTTTGGTTAGATCCTATAAgctttttgaaaagaaattaaaaaaaaaaacgaactttttttcatatattagCATGATTCAGCTGAAACTATGGAGCCCCCTGGTGTCTGGGGGGTGTTACTACAAGTGTTGCTGACATCAACAGACTTCATGCTCCAATCATTTTCACCCAAAGGGCTGTTCACGAGAAGAAATGGAGGTTATTAACAAAGTCCTTCAAACTGACTGTGCCttcattaatttacatttaaatacttcACTGCAATGGCTctgaaatttaagaaaaaaaatatacaaactatgacaaaaaataaacaaattagcaACAATTTTCACCTGGAATCACaataaatttcacatttttagcaaaatgtcAGCTCTCTCAACTATGTGTTTTATGATGTTAAAAATTTGCAATTTACCGTTTGTTGtataatcttatttttgtatttacttaCAGCTGTCCCTTAGGGGTTAAGAACTTatctattgaagtttttttcagatttttttcctattcCTCTTTGATGTTACATGCTTTCTTGAGGTCTCTGGGGTGCTCAAACGCTGCATGAAAAAACTGGCCAAACAGGCGCTCCATTAAATTTTCCCCTCGTGGAAACAATCCCTGAAGGAAGGCGATGTGTCCGCCGTGAGCCGTCACGAGCAGCGCCACGTTCGGCAGGGACTGGACGACCGAGACGGGAAAAGCTGCaagaggaagtaaaaaaaaaaataaataaaacacttcaccCAGACaggaaaattaaacatttttacaagaaaacacgAGAAAAACAATCGTCAAGTTGAAATTCTAAAACCATCATCCTTTTGAAGATTGGCTTTGCTAACTTTAGATGAAGATTTGTTTGTAGTTGATCCTAAACTCCTTACGCCTATAATCAAACATTAATATTACGTCCCCTATGGGCAACTTGGTTTGGGTCTAgcggaaaaatacaaaagtggACAGTTGTGTCCTGCTGTGATTTTTTCCCTCCAGtcctttggctcacctggcaggtgtggccaatgtccCTCAATTGGCACCAGCTGTCTACTTAAGAcagagagcagagcagcaggctgggtttaTAAGCTTtctgtcctcagcaatcttagattgcttGCTGGATTTGTTCAAGAGTGTTCCACTTTCTCCCAAAGCACGATGTATAGTTACAAATCGTAGTTAATAAGAAggagatgggggggggggaggCTGCGgcgcttcattctgatgcatccactagatagatccatgaacgtctttgttctccttgtCCGAGCCAAAATCTGGATTAAAATTGTACGGCTGGATACCTCCAATACTGCTCTCCATTtgtgttgcaccggtaatgctaggttggaggtgtgagggactgtaaacTAGCAGGGGAGCgtaaaaacagatggatgatgggacataagtgcaggcttactccccaCCAACAGTCCGACCCACAACTCAcagttgaatttctaatgaactactgcagaaactatgacctagaaaacaactttttaatattttttttgataaaaatggccaaatcataataaaaagaccactggagacGCTTTTAAAACGGAGCAAAAGATGATTGTGATCCCTTACAGACACGTATAATGAAAAATACATATTCTCATAACTTTGGTTTCCCTGTCaacttgaaaacagaaaaaagcctgaattagccaaaatatctaggatgcagctgaaatattagctaaactccaaatgagcctaaaaaacaaacaaaacaaaaacaattagccaaaatagctaacatgtagctgaaccattagctaaacaccaaaatagaccccaaaaaacggaaaaaagcctaaattagccaaaacagcaagcatttagctgaaatattagctaaactccaaatgagcctaaaaaaaaataaacaaaacaaaaaattagccaaaatagctaacatgtagctgaaatattagctaaactccaaatgagcctaaaaaaaaaaaaacaattagcaaaaatagctaacatgcagctgaaatatttactaaactAGAAATgagcctgaaaactgaaaaaagcctgaattagccaaaatatctagcatgtagcccatatattagctaacctccaaaatagcctaaaaaacaaaaaagcctaagttagccaaaatagctagcatgtagctgaaatattggctaaactccaaaatatcctaaacaATCTTAAtaattgccaaaatagtccaaaaagttagcagaatgccataactttcaactttactacaatctgactccatataatctaaagtaacaactaatcgactattttaatagtcgactaatcgactaatcgtaTCAGCCCTACTCTCCACTGCCTCATTTATTCTAGGCTAAAACCTTCCTGCAGCTCCCCCTTCTGACCAAACATGGAAGCACAAGATGTacattttactgtgaaaatgtCTGTAAAATCACGGAAAGACATGAATAAAAGTTTAAGATGCCATTTGAAAGATTTGAACACAGTCTGATGGGCTCACCGTTCTCAGGGGAAAATGGATCGTCGGCTGCGTTGAGACACAGGATGGGTACAGCAGTCTGGGGCAGTTTCTTTCCTGGACTGGCATCGAGGTAATAATCCACACAAGTCTTGTAACCGAACACCACCGAAGTGAGGCGCTCATCAAACTCCCGGATCGTTCTCGCCTGCAAGAGAGGATGGCACAAGATGGAAACGTGCGCGCGAGGACGTGATCTCCAAATCCCAATCTTACCTTCAGGACGTGGTCGACGTCCACCACCTTCTCTAAAACCTTCCTGTGCCTGTGAGGAACACAAACTCAAACCTCCGCCGCACGACACTTCACTTTGCACCAACAGACGGCGTCTGACCTGGAGACGGTGCGGCACAGGCCGTATGTGAGGTATATGTTGAAGAGCAGCCAGTTGAGAGGCTTTTCCAACGAGTTTGAGGAAACGATCGCATCCCAGGCCACGGAGATGGTGATTCCTGCCACCATCCCCGAATCCCCCCGCTTCCGGGCCAGGTAGTTCAACAAGATCATGCTGCACGTGAGAGAATGAAAAGATCAAAGATGGAGGATGTTCTGAAAGCAAACCTTGATTCAGATCTTCACCAAACAACTCACCCTCCTAAAGACACACCAGCGCCGAGCAGAGGAGCCTGAGGGTAGAGGCCCTTCACGTGCTGGACCACACGCTCCAGATCGGAGGTGTTCGCAGCGCAGTAGGTGACTGGAGTCTTCAGAGTAGGAGGAGCCACACAAGAGGAGCGTTACTTTTTAGAGAAATATGACAGACTATAGTACGGTGAACTCCTAATTAGGGTGAATACTTTCcagaaattatttgattttttttaatcatttttccaCAGAGCACTTCAGCTGAGTGTCAGTTAAAGGAATtaaatgtttacctcttttaattagtttttaatattataactcagccacaaaaataaaagacatttatgagaataaagttgttcaattatgtaaaaaaatgtcattttacaagaataagaggcatcatgaagaaaaaaaataaaataaaaaattcacaaaaactaAGTTgttgttgaggaaaaaaagttgtcatttaCACAACTAAAGTctttatgacaaaaaagaaaaaaatgaggataaaatcataaatgtatttttaaatcttgtcATTTAACAAAATAGAGTCGTTAtgagtaaaaagttaaaaatgtatcctAATAAAgtcattagaaaaaagtcaaatctatAACTCTTAAAATCATAAGAATAATTGTCATTTTAcgaggaaaaaaatgctaaattatgtagaaaaagtcaaaatgttattagaataaagttgtaatatcattataaaataaatgaatcaatattttactaaataaaagttATACCTTCTTAAGTTATAGGATTAGAATTAACAAGATTAAAGCCGAAGATTTATGTGgtgacaaaatataaacaacaacaaaattgtGTTTCAGTATGAGAGCTGTAGAGTGGATTGTAAATGTTTACTTCAGTATTGGTTTCATAAATAAGGAAATACTAAGTCAACATAATACGTTTGAGGACATTAAAATGATTTGCAGACCTCAGCAGAAGAAGATTGTGGATACAGGGTGGATAATGTGAAGAGGCTCACACAACCaactattattttgaaaagcagaaatgtttttctttgtaaaattacgacttttatctcataattttaaaactttattcttacatttattttttgtttttatatttttagggtttattgtaaagcaaaaaagtaaatttgccTATTTTTGaattgcttaaaataataagttaaagtaaaaacaaatgaatatgaGGAATATTTGGGTTGTTTTTGCAGTAATACTCACCAACAACTTCTCCCCTGAAACTCCTCTGTTGTTGAACACCACACacctaaacaaaaataacaaaatgacaTCATCTAAAAGTAGGGCTGgaacaattagtcgactaatcaacgaataatcgactattaaaacagtcgacgactaatttaacagtcaattgttactttatattatatggagtcacagtgtagtaaagttgaaagttacaatggaattctgctagctctccagactatttttgcatttattaaggtattttaggctattttggagtttagctaatagttcagcttcatgctagctgttttggctaattaaggttttttttcctccatttttcagaccattttggagttcagctaatagttcagctacctgcaggctgtgttggctaatgaaggatttttttaaatttttaaggctattttggagtttagctaatagttcagctacatgttaactgttttggcttatttatgatttttttcagtttttaaggctattttggagttaactaacattttagctacacactagctgtttttgcctatttagtttttttttcagtttttgagtttggctaatagttgagctacatactagctgtttcagctaatttgggctgtttttccattttttaggttattttggagtttagataacatttcagctacatgctagctcttttggctagttttgacttttttcagggtttttttgctaatttggcatttaactaatattatagctggctatcagtttcagcattttcagctattcgcttcagtgatttcagctatcagcttctgtatttttagcaatcaacttcagcatcttcagctatcactactagcatcttcagcacaccaaatttagtttacagcatttttacaggtaatgctgtatatctagtttttagttcgtttaaagctaatgatggttaagatgtgtgctttacatttaatttgaacatCACCCGATTAGtaaactaatctgaaaaaataattgttgattactcgactatcaaaataatggtttgtggcagcactatctAAAAGCTGTGTCTTCAGCTCCAGCTTCCACAGGTGAGGACATCGGCGTACCTGTAGCCGTGGCGTGTGGCCTGAGTGACGGCATGTCGGACATAGGACACCTGGCTGTTTCCCGTCAGGCCCGGGAGGATGAGAACCGTAGGACGAGTGGAGGATTCTGGGTAGGTGGTGCTGGACTGATTGTCCACCCAGTCCAGAGAGATCTGACCTCCATCGAGCGTACGGATCAACTCActgaaagaggaagaaaactgcagttttagAAGACGACTAAATATATCTGAACTTTCGAAATGGGTTTGCTTTTACTTGCGATAGGACACAGGCGGTTTGGTTTTCAGGAGAACACAGATGAGGGTTTGAAGCCGGCCCTCCCAGCACCATGGAGTGGGGCTGAAGCTCTCCGAGACCACAGGACAGTGTTTGCGGAGGAATGCACTGAAGGGCTGGCTGCAGATCAGAGCTGGTGGCTGAGGAGGAGATGGGTGGATGGGGTTGATGGGGATTTGCTCTTCTGATTGATAAACAGCTCAGTAGCCCCACATGGTGACAATTACAAAAGCCATAAATGATTGTGGTTGATTGCATTAAGTGGGGGGAGAGGAGGACGTGGGCAGTCGTTGCATAACCTTGACTGACCTGACACTTGCGGCCCCACAGATAGTAGAGGGCGGCAGTGACGGAGCAGAGGAACAGCGTGTACGGCCTGGAGACCCCCTCCCAGCATGTCCTCCACAGCTCCGCACTGCTCAGGTACATGACAGCCGTCTGTGCTCTGCTCCCAGCCCGGGTTCCGCCGACGCGACAGGGACAACACACAGTAACAAATATGGAGACGTGTTGGAACCTGCCTTCATTCCACCTTAGAGCGCTCGGGATGTCCGCAGGTCCTTCTCTTCTTTAACATCAGCGctcgttttatttttagataaaatttaTATATTGCCGGCCGGCGTTTTGCCTCGGAGATGCCGCTTCCTCGTTCCAGCTCAGATGTTCAAAGTCCGCCTCCTCTGGCTCGGCGCTCTCCTACAGTCTTCACTGCTTCTTATCGGTTCTTCGTGTTGAcgagcgccccctgctggtggcTCCCAGCCCGCCTTACAAGCTGCGCCTCCGTGAGGACCAACCGAGTTTCACCGAGACAAAAACGGTAAAAGGGGCCGATAACAAAGCGAAGAAACGGGAAAAGGccgaaagcttaaaaaaatgtttttttttttagttttctttttatttttgcggcagggggagggacttccggttATTGATTTTcgggcgccatatttttttctctgtggattCTCTTGAACCAACCAGCAAGAACTAGTAAGTGGTTTATaaaaatttacactttttaatacatttatttaataaaagtatGTAATTTCTTatagacaaaaaatgtataatggAACCATTAGCCATTTACAAATATAGTTAAATAATATCACCTTTTGTAATTTGTTATCCAACGACATGTGTATTTGTATTTAGAATATATGGCTCAAAGGTCACAAGATGTCGATGAAGtcaggcccaatccgaattcttcccttctcctttccCCTTACAAGTGTGTTcgggatttttcttcttttaatccGACCTTCCAagtggagggatacaaagtcctccgtCACGAGGGTAAACCGTGTCGcgctgagaagcacttttcttcatgtggatgcactctgaaccacagaagtttgtATTTCAATGTAAGTGATGATTTTTATTGTAGTATGatcttttaaagttataaaactgctgttgttatgtatattcaagtgctggaagctccgcgctaacgctagctggattggcaattattggtgacgtcatcgaacaaaagtaacatccgaaatatgagacagcattttttcataactctccgtttggagggctaaatgaaggggaaggaagaagggaagaatttggattggacCTAACTTTTTCATTGGtgtaatttcttttaaataggctactaaaaatgttttaaatgtcttcttttaaaaaaaatctatttagatTTAGACTCAGAACATCACAGATACTGAAATCATCCAGAAAAATCTGTCCACCCGTGAACGACtttcaaaaatgtcataatttggCAACACTgtcatatacagtatatatatacactgtatatGACAGTGTTGCCAAATTGGAAAGTTTCCCACCCAAATTatgcaagagaatctggccacagagaaaaaaatatggtgcttgaaaattaatagccggaagtccctccccctgccggagccggcGGCAAAGAAATATAATTTGCGGCCGTAATCATTGGCTGTAAGGCATCGACGGAAACCCCCAGTTTTAAGCTTTCtaccttttttccctttgcCACACCGTAACTGCCTACGTGATTACCCGATCCACCAAGAAAAAGCGAAATTTCTGGTAAATTGCAGCTAAATGGACTTTAGGCTTGTATGAACCcctcaatttattttaaactctttGCTGTAGATAATGAAGGAAAACTGAGATGAAATATTTATGTCATCACAATAGTATCAATACTTCACCTTGGTGCAGCTGCTACTCCTttaaaacgttttgtttttatgttgtaattTAATATATAGgcctaagttaaaaaaaaataaataaaaaattaaaaccttttgggttttagtttgtttttaaagaaagaaaacagagatCTGGGATGTGTTTGACCAAGTTTTAGAGGTAATTTACCATTTATTAGGTATTCCACAGTGTATTTAGATCTGgatatgaataaaacaaacaatgtttATTGTATTATTGGACATTTAAAGATGACACATGATTCTGTCAAACATGGTAGTGTAGTGATTCATTGATAATaatggtaaaaacacaaaagcttaaGAGTGAGTCTGTCAACGGTTTAAGACTATCATTAATTAGATGTGttatgtttgactttttctgttgattttctCCAATGAAGCATCAATTATCAAATGAGTTTCATCTTTTTAGCTGAGTGGAGCTCCAGCGACCATCTCGGACTCAATTCCACATTCGTCGTTTCCCCGCCTGATTTTGAAGAAACCTACATGAGACAGAAGGCAGATTTGTTTTGAGGCCTCTTCATCAGtacaaaactgatattttttcttacaaGAGTTCAGCAGAAGAGCCCCTTTCTATTAATTACTTTTGcaattttaaagaactttttaaaaatgtaaacgtcATTCGAAGAAAAGCCAGTTAGATcacaaaaaatgggaaaattacatgttaaagctaaataaatacaaaacttaATATTAGAAAGTCTTACAACACCAAATGTTCAAACATACCAGAGATAAAGGAACAATAAGGTTATgtccaaccccccccccacgcaccccctactcactatattaTGCACTGTATTGTGCGTTTGTCTGGAAGCGTTTGTgtttcataattcaaaataaaagtaaatactagaaatgctttttcattttcacaatgtaactgcattacttgtctcttaaatgaaatgaaaaagcagttcTCCgaatggctttttctttttcttcttcaacactgCTCATTCtgtaatttaattcaaattcaaaaacttaaatttgtaccaaaattcaattagaaatatcaaatttgaaatataaattGTAAAGACATTGGGGTGGACGGCTGTATCGCGAACCACTATGCTACCATATAGCTCGGGATGGGAAGCATTGTATACCCGtcttaaaggtaaaaaaaacgaTTAATAAAGATTAATCTAAAATTTGAACTTGTTTTTCCatctcttccttcctttttctatttttgccttttctctATATAAGTCAATGAGAACAGCATGTTGTTTCCTGGTAGTATGGGCTAACCAAAGCAGATGAAGAGTGAGCATTGACGTCATTGTGATGCACCCCTGCCTTGGAACCTAATTCAAACTGATTTATGAGACACGTTTTGCACGGCgggatgtgaaaacaaaaaagtagtcTTCATTGGCTTTGTCACTTTGATTATGTCACAAAATAAGCGtattgatgaagaaaatggaaacgcagattggagaattgctttttcattttatttaagagacaagtaatgcaggtacatttggaaaatgaaaaagcatttccagtattgacttttattctgaattatgagtcacaaacacttccaaaaattcaccattttctagtactgtccgaatctactattccaaaattgagttcactagaaatttcccagaagtctttgcgaaaaactagcatacatCAATggtcactacattagcgaatatagaccacattGCATTATGGAACAACgtttgcgaaaaaaaaaaacgtgtttagatgtaatttttaacaaaccatccacattttcatcatcagaacacagtggagtctcaaatagatgttgtgaaatgttcgtattgattcgattttcactttgtgaaatctgtgacgcCATATCCgccgtttagaaaaacgaaagaaaagtagtgaacactgcttttaaaatcatcatcagggcactatatagtttttttagcaGTTAGGGATTGGGGTGAAATAAGTGTCTGAGGTCTCCATATTGATTGAAGAAGTTTTACCTTTGTCGCCCCAGTCACTGTTCCAGGAGTTTGCAACCAGCCAGTAAGGGGTCCCATTCTCCTCCCCCCAGCCCAGGATCTTAACAGCGTGACCTCCTAGCATGTCTCCTGTCACATGCTGATACACACCTGATGAAgggacaaaaacatttgattgctTAGACGAAGTTAGCTGCaggttttaaatataaactacTGGCTGTATACCATTCTTATATAGCAGAAAATCTGCATAAACACTGAAGGCTGCCTCCACAGGCCCGTTCTTGTACAGCTCAGTCATGATCTGCTCCTGCTGGGATGGGATGCTGTACGCGCGTTGGCCTAAAGAGGGCGACACCAATGAGGCCAAGAATACAAACTGGCGTTAAGGAAAAGCTGCTCCATGTTCCTGTACCCAAGTGTTTGTCCTTTGGGTATGACAGTGAGTATCCATCGATGCACTGCGTCACACACTTGGGAGTCTCCACTTCACCCTGACAAGGAGGACGGCTTCCATTCACATGGTGTTCACAGGGGGCGAGGGTGTagggtctgcagcctgcagcGCATGATCAGGGTTTGAGAGTGGTTTCAGCAGAAACAGCATGAACCTGAGTGTGAGGAACTCACCGACTTTGGAGTCAAACAAGCCTCCTGTCACAAGTCCTTTGTTTGTCCAAAATTCCCAAGCAGCAGAAGGAAAGCCACCAAAACAGCTACAACacacaattttaatcatttGTCTTATTAGACTCTATTcacttttgtaataaaaattgctttaatgttaaactaataataaaaactaagcaacacaaagcgcttcacaaaataaaagcaacttcCAAACGTacaaactaaaagcaaaaaaaatgtcttcacataaaaaataattactgaTGACTTTttaatagggctgccacgattattcgactaatcgatgactaatcaactattaaaatagtaaatgaataatttaatagttgattagttgttttttttatataatttggtGTCAGAGTGtcataaagttgaaagttataatgtcattatgttagctattttggctaatttagacttttttttctttttaggctagtttgaagtttagctaatatttttgctacatgctatctcttttgggtaatttgagcttttttcagtttgttaggctaattttgcatttaactaatttaactaactagttggctatcagcttcagcgttttcagcatcagtttcagtgtttttcagctattgactttagcgttttcagctatcaatttcagcatcttcagctattagcactagcatcttcagtggccaaattcagtttacagcattcacactagcattattgcaggtaatgctatatatatatatatatatatatatatatatatatatatatatatatcatttttagttggttttgatggttaagatgtgtgctttacatccagtttgcacatgacccaatcagacgactaatcggaaaaaataattggtgattattggactattaaaatatttgtttgtggcagcactacttttTATTGATGTCgtgacttttttcatttatgactcagtcattgtgttt contains:
- the LOC112158205 gene encoding phospholipase ABHD3 isoform X1 → MYLSSAELWRTCWEGVSRPYTLFLCSVTAALYYLWGRKCQPPALICSQPFSAFLRKHCPVVSESFSPTPWCWEGRLQTLICVLLKTKPPVSYRNELIRTLDGGQISLDWVDNQSSTTYPESSTRPTVLILPGLTGNSQVSYVRHAVTQATRHGYRCVVFNNRGVSGEKLLTPVTYCAANTSDLERVVQHVKGLYPQAPLLGAGVSLGGMILLNYLARKRGDSGMVAGITISVAWDAIVSSNSLEKPLNWLLFNIYLTYGLCRTVSRHRKVLEKVVDVDHVLKARTIREFDERLTSVVFGYKTCVDYYLDASPGKKLPQTAVPILCLNAADDPFSPENAFPVSVVQSLPNVALLVTAHGGHIAFLQGLFPRGENLMERLFGQFFHAAFEHPRDLKKACNIKEE
- the LOC112158205 gene encoding phospholipase ABHD3 isoform X2, which translates into the protein MKPPALICSQPFSAFLRKHCPVVSESFSPTPWCWEGRLQTLICVLLKTKPPVSYRNELIRTLDGGQISLDWVDNQSSTTYPESSTRPTVLILPGLTGNSQVSYVRHAVTQATRHGYRCVVFNNRGVSGEKLLTPVTYCAANTSDLERVVQHVKGLYPQAPLLGAGVSLGGMILLNYLARKRGDSGMVAGITISVAWDAIVSSNSLEKPLNWLLFNIYLTYGLCRTVSRHRKVLEKVVDVDHVLKARTIREFDERLTSVVFGYKTCVDYYLDASPGKKLPQTAVPILCLNAADDPFSPENAFPVSVVQSLPNVALLVTAHGGHIAFLQGLFPRGENLMERLFGQFFHAAFEHPRDLKKACNIKEE
- the ctsbb gene encoding cathepsin B; translated protein: MCRLILLFVTGVLLSVGWARPQLPLLSSDMINFVNKLNTTWTAGQNFHNMDGSFVKGLCGTILRGPRLPEVVHDVEGIELPDSFDPREQWPNCPTLKQIRDQANCGSCWAFGAAEAISDRICIQSGGKISLEISAEDLLTCCDECGMGCFGGFPSAAWEFWTNKGLVTGGLFDSKVGCRPYTLAPCEHHVNGSRPPCQGEVETPKCVTQCIDGYSLSYPKDKHLGQRAYSIPSQQEQIMTELYKNGPVEAAFSVYADFLLYKNGVYQHVTGDMLGGHAVKILGWGEENGTPYWLVANSWNSDWGDKGFFKIRRGNDECGIESEMVAGAPLS